One stretch of Gouania willdenowi chromosome 16, fGouWil2.1, whole genome shotgun sequence DNA includes these proteins:
- the LOC114477401 gene encoding serum amyloid P-component-like, with product MKLLFVLVMLTAEAAGLEDLSGKMFTFPVHDIKAHVKLNTNKQGYNAITLCHRSFTDLKRDHVLIFIKSSLANQLLIIWDEQNQELEAHLKYQKMQYRHLNYKLNTWHSICTTWDSVSGLVQMWFNGQPLVRKFAVCASKMNGTSVVILGQKTDKHGRRFDIKHAFVGMISDVHMWDYTLSTCEIQNYMEDLNFTAGNVLNWRAMEYEIRDKMLLEDKIIPCY from the exons ATGAAGCTGCTGTTTGTTCTGGTGATGCTGACAGCAGAAGCTGCAGGTCTTGAAG ACCTGTCAGGTAAAATGTTCACATTCCCAGTGCATGACATCAAGGCTCATGTGAAGCttaatacaaacaaacaaggtTACAATGCCATAACCCTCTGTCACAG ATCCTTTACAGACCTCAAGAGAGACCATGTCCTGATTTTCATCAAGTCCTCATTAGCAAATCAGTTGCTGATTATTTGGGATGAACAAAACCAAGAATTGGAGGCTCATCTCAAGTATCAGAAAATGCAATACAGACACCTGAACTACAAACTAAACACGTGGCACTCTATTTGTACCACATGGGACTCAGTGTCTGGTTTGGTGCAGATGTGGTTCAATGGACAGCCCTTGGTTCGGAAATTTGCCGTCTGCGCAAGTAAAATGAATGGAACATCTGTAGTCATTCTGGGACAG AAAACAGATAAGCATGGAAGACGTTTTGACATTAAGCACGCTTTCGTTGGCATGATCTCAGATGTCCATATGTGGGACTACACTCTCTCTACCTGTGAGATCCAGAACTACATGGAGGATCTCAACTTTACTGCAGGGAACGTGCTGAACTGGAGGGCGATGGAGTACGAGATAAGAGATAAAATGTTGTTGGAAGATAAAATAATACCATGTTATTAG
- the LOC114477398 gene encoding serum amyloid P-component-like — MKLLFVLVMLTAEAAGLEDLSGKMFTFPVHDIKAHVKLNTNKQGYTAITLCHRSFTDLKRDHVLIFIKSSKSLSNELLIIWDEQNQELEAHLKYQKMQYRHLNYKLNTWHSICTTWDSVSGLVQMWFNGQPLVRKFAVCASEMNGTSVVILGQKKDYHGGRFDIKHAFVGMISDVHMWDYTLSTCEIQNYMEDLNFTAGNVLNWKAMEYEIRDKVLLEDKIKPCY, encoded by the exons ATGAAGCTGCTGTTTGTTCTAGTGATGCTGACAGCAGAAGCTGCAGGTCTTGAAG ACCTGTCAGGTAAAATGTTCACATTCCCAGTGCATGACATCAAGGCTCATGTGAAGCttaatacaaacaaacaaggtTACACTGCCATAACCCTCTGTCACAG ATCCTTTACAGACCTCAAGAGAGACCATGTCCTGATTTTCATCAAGTCCTCAAAGTCATTATCAAATGAGTTGCTGATTATTTGGGATGAACAAAACCAAGAATTGGAGGCTCATCTCAAGTATCAGAAAATGCAATACAGACACCTGAACTACAAACTAAACACGTGGCACTCTATTTGTACCACATGGGACTCAGTGTCTGGTTTGGTGCAGATGTGGTTCAATGGACAGCCCTTGGTTCGGAAATTTGCCGTCTGTGCAAGTGAAATGAATGGAACATCTGTAGTCATTCTGGGACAG AAAAAAGATTATCATGGAGGACGTTTTGACATTAAGCACGCTTTCGTTGGCATGATCTCAGATGTCCATATGTGGGACTACACTCTCTCTACCTGTGAGATCCAGAACTACATGGAGGATCTCAACTTTACTGCAGGGAACGTGCTGAACTGGAAGGCGATGGAGTACGAGATAAGAGATAAAGTGTTGTTGgaagataaaataaaaccatgTTATTAG